The Trichoderma atroviride chromosome 5, complete sequence genome contains a region encoding:
- a CDS encoding uncharacterized protein (EggNog:ENOG41), which translates to MPRPLRPLLPAPQGSSSASDAAASPKKQRRTETRVACEACRKKKSKCNAQRPTCKACELRGTECVYDADPTETRGQALKRKLDAQEEARSVHEEFHQLLRYRPEPEVAEILRRVRAGASVEAVVSQVRSGSLLLQLAVSPERRHQYGLGRVLNIPDFLRSAGNPYTMSLVYRKSFDPKWHWSSPPDLPPSVRNYRALYDAPFHAAQMVDADIDAAKPSTWTLVSSDDELMRALLKSYFTNEYLFFPLFHKDSFLQDMISGRRRFCSPLLVNAVLAASCHGYSKLPDRSEFWNPTSLTYRFMAETRRLWELETDEKSITRIQTAMVLQSQYNKNGLDKIGWSYCVQAVAASEEMGLFTTYLRPKSRKWRVVQAMTAWIVFTRQGIVCFHFDRPPLVTAPPTLALPENPEAYGEVWVKYPTTSMPVPLHFGQIFKTTTEFRTIASDIICSAFPSSSASEGKKKLPTVAQAAEYRSRLRKWYEQLPNYLSPQNLILPIHFDIHLHYWFITARLFEQVNVVEEGEAADSPLMEESVGEIVTHALANLQTLIRLYYSCHGGDAHNLFHVAMCSYVGFGALHAMSLLDESASTIREGYESTVLLCAGVLHDQSTNTHLSDIVFRLLQRSLPAAVAAQLVRLFHISDANETKMAFISRYAQSSWPVSVALKPNDTEDRRLDHLLHAIRELSVDDSDGATTPTDNSSVDG; encoded by the exons ATGCCGCGTCCTCTTCGTCCGTTGCTTCCAGCACCACAGGGCTCCAGTTCCGCCTCGGATGCAGCTGCGTCACCGAAGAAACAGCGCAGGACAGAGACTAGGGTCGCCTGTGAGGCATGCCGcaagaaaaagtcaaag TGCAATGCCCAGCGGCCAACCTGCAAGGCCTGCGAGCTCCGCGGGACTGAGTGTGTCTACGATGCGGATCCAACCGAGACACGCGGCCAGGCGCTGAAGCGCAAGCTGGACGCGCAGGAAGAGGCGCGCAGCGTGCACGAGGAGTTCCACCAACTGCTTCGCTACCGCCCAGAGCCTGAGGTGGCCGAGATCCTGCGCCGCGTCCGCGCCGGCGCCAGTGTCGAGGCCGTGGTGAGCCAAGTCCGCTCGGGCAGCCTGCTCCTCCAACTGGCTGTCAGCCCCGAGAGGCGCCATCAGTACGGCCTGGGCCGCGTGCTCAACATCCCCGACTTCCTCAGGTCCGCCGGCAACCCGTACACGATGTCGCTCGTCTACCGCAAGAGCTTCGATCCCAAATGGCACTGGTCGTCGCCGCCTGACCTCCCGCCCAGCGTCCGCAACTATCGCGCCCTGTACGATGCGCCCTTCCACGCTGCGCAGATGGTTGATGCCGACATCGATGCGGCCAAGCCGTCGACCTGGACGCTGGTCTCGTCTGATGACGAGCTGATGCGAGCTCTTCTCAAGTCCTACTTCACAAACGAatatctcttctttcctctcttccaCAAAGACTCCTTTCTCCAAGACATGATCTCCGGCCGACGCCGTTTCTGCTCGCCACTTCTCGTAAACGCCGTACTCGCGGCCAGCTGT CATGGCTACAGCAAACTCCCGGACCGGTCCGAGTTCTGGAATCCCACGTCTTTAACTTACCGCTTCATGGCTGAGACGCGGCGCCTCTGGGAGCTGGAGACCGACGAAAAGTCGATTACTAGAATACAGACTGCCATGGTCCTCCAAAGCCAGTACAACAAAAACGGGCTGGACAAGATAGGTTGGTCTTACTGCGTCCAAGCGGTAGCCGCGTCCGAGGAAATGGGCCTCTTCACCACCTATCTCCGTCCCAAGAGTCGAAAGTGGAGGGTCGTGCAGGCAATGACAGCATGGATCGTGTTTACACGCCAAGG TATTGTGTGCTTCCATTTTGATAGGCCACCGCTCGTTACAGCACCCCCTACGTTGGCACTCCCTGAAAATCCAGAGGCATATGGAGAGGTCTGGGTCAAGTATCCCACAACCTCCATGCCGGTGCCTCTCCACTTTGGCCAGATCTTCAAGACCACAACCGAGTTTCGCACCATCGCGAGCGACATCATATGTAGCGCATTTCCTTCATCCTCAGCATcagaagggaagaagaaactacCTACGGTAGCCCAGGCAGCAGAGTACCGTTCGAGGCTCCGGAAGTGGTACGAGCAATTACCAAATTATCTCAGCCCACAGAACCTGATCCTTCCAATACATTTCGATATCCA TTTGCATTATTGGTTCATCACGGCTCGGCTATTTGAACAAGTCAACGTTGTAGAGGAAGGTGAAGCCGCAGACTCTCCGCTAATGGAAGAGAGCGTCGGTGAGATAGTCACACATGCGCTGGCAAATCTTCAAACACTCATCCGGCTCTACTACTCCTGCCACGGCGGCGACGCACACAACCTGTTTCACGTTGCCATGTGCTCGTACGTCGGCTTCGGCGCGCTTCATGCCATGTCCCTGTTAGACGAGTCAGCCTCCACCATTCGCGAAGGTTACGAGTCAACAGTTCTCCTATGCGCGGGCGTCCTTCACGACCAGAGCACCAACACCCACCTGTCCGACATTGTCTTCCGCCTCCTGCAGCGGAGCCTTCCGGCCGCCGTGGCCGCCCAGCTAGTCCGCCTTTTCCATATCAGCGACGCGAACGAGACAAAGATGGCTTTCATATCGCGCTACGCTCAATCGTCCTGGCCAGTGAGCGTGGCATTGAAGCCTAATGACACTGAAGATCGCCGGCTCGACCACTTGCTCCACGCTATCAGGGAGCTCTCTGTCGATGACTCTGACGGCGCGACTACGCCCACAGACAACTCGAGCGTAGACGGTTGA
- a CDS encoding uncharacterized protein (EggNog:ENOG41), with protein sequence MAIAHTPPNSFRYQSADASLQFQRLQPSHETYLQPDFYFHPDDAPTRNQPLHWQQANPALPATSHQKVLPIAIPQMTKGRGMPFMRLNAPVLQEYGISEPEFIEFIDTLNIVSAASPPFKILDLAGGIIGMVPHHWAQLTSNLLKLTAMGGTAIVSKSRTDAFLQEANQRTFGPKGLRVCLITTAALIPSIKFPAQKAITLPLALDIPLESQPSFHNRLLQGLKGYVSETEVTRLPSKNEDIGIIDQMSAKQVVRDIEKIDKKMYKDTEKQMKKLQKNHEPRESSLEDEVSGGTVSKPPVRSRSLDRKMRKLEHDIEKVNKKASRKMDKRHSSDRVEDKRQDALLNLESKRERLLEKEAKQSQKSSSEKHGKDEKGADEKMAEKLLWIYIDTAFDQRVEVNAN encoded by the coding sequence atggcaatcGCTCATACACCTCCAAATTCGTTTCGATATCAGTCTGCCGatgcttctcttcaattCCAACGACTTCAACCAAGTCATGAAACATACCTTCAGCCAGATTTCTACTTTCATCCCGATGATGCGCCTACTCGCAATCAACCACTTCACTGGCAGCAAGCAAATCCTGCCCTCCCCGCGACAAGTCATCAGAAAGTCTTACCCATTGCAATACCCCAAATGACTAAAGGAAGAGGCATGCCTTTCATGAGACTCAATGCGCCAGTATTGCAAGAATACGGAATATCAGAACCAGAGTTTATTGAATTCATAGACACGCTCAATATTGTGTCGGCTGCTTCCCCACCATTCAAGATTCTAGATCTTGCCGGAGGCATCATTGGAATGGTGCCACATCACTGGGCTCAGCTGACCTCTAATCTTCTTAAACTAACTGCCATGGGTGGAACTGCAATTGTTAGTAAAAGTCGCACTGACGCCTTTTTACAAGAGGCAAACCAGCGGACTTTTGGACCAAAGGGATTGAGAGTCTGTTTGATCACCACGGCTGCGTTAATCCCTTCTATCAAGTTTCCAGCCCAAAAGGCTATTACGCTACCCTTGGCACTTGATATCCCCTTGGAGAGCCAACCCAGTTTTCATAACCGTCTGTTGCAAGGACTGAAAGGTTATGTGAGCGAGACCGAAGTCACTCGTCTTCCATCTAAAAATGAAGACATCGGTATAATTGACCAGATGAGTGCGAAGCAAGTTGTTCGAGACATAGAGAAAATCGACAAAAAGATGTACAAGGATACAGAGAAGCAAATGAAGAAACTGCAAAAAAATCACGAACCGCGGGAGTCGTCTTTGGAAGACGAAGTTTCAGGCGGCACCGTCTCTAAGCCGCCTGTCCGCAGCAGGAGTCTGGACCGCAAAATGAGGAAACTTGAGCATGACATAGAAAAGGTCAACAAAAAAGCCTCTAGAAAGATGGACAAACGGCATTCGTCTGACCGGGTGGAAGATAAAAGACAAGATGCATTACTCAACTTGGAAAGCAAGAGGGAAAGGCTTTTGGAGAAAGAAGCTAAGCAAAGCCAGAAATCATCTTCAGAAAAGcatggaaaagatgaaaaaggggctgatgagaagatggCTGAGAAACTACTATGGATTTATATTGACACCGCTTTTGATCAGCGTGTGGAGGTCAATGCAAATTGA
- a CDS encoding uncharacterized protein (EggNog:ENOG41) — protein MVGIGGRSRGCKTCRRARVKCDQNQPICFRCARLKLQCQGFNPFPVFIDGLSLNEIKADNATEGDGKKETSLVPAPSLDEDNIFTTHLIMTLFIPFQGSNTVPNPSLSLWLMSSILPSDHPQAPQLAVRACAAAYFGKIHRQFSAAERGTVLYTKALRQLQKELFDSEQVLKTDTLSATLLLALFEMITSKDMNGWLSHLLGVGHLIKFRGPQAHRDGSGKELFLTTRPSIILAYLIRRQRCFLEEDAWKTVPWADQPDSKTSMDCLNDIFCHLPGVMEDLKIPLKRTDAVDEPKISDIILCFQIKALFEKLYNWRVKWEQDFSHTYFNVGLNSLKDLNVFELDSYPFPTAIFFTEHIRVAEICIYNAMLLLLHQACRQLPASIRPTVTSYENTYSWPRPSVLLAPGDGSVEDIIGEFCKLVYFQLLSYPGNTGAIQIMFPLQVSYRNVNPESMEARWLYKIISHIADCCGFDAVRFNEGLEYS, from the exons ATGGTCGGCATCGGTGGGAGGAGCCGCGGCTGTAAAACGTGCCGCCGTGCTCGAGTGAAATGCG ATCAAAATCAACCCATTTGTTTCCGCTGTGCACGTCTTAAACTTCAGTGCCAAGGGTTCAACCCCTTCCCCGTCTTTATTGATGGTCTTTCCCTTAACGAGATCAAGGCGGACAACGCTACAGAAGGGGATGGGAAGAAGGAAACATCTCTGGTGCCGGCGCCTAGTCTCGATGAAGACAATATCTTTACAACTCACCTCATTATGACCCTCTTTATACCCTTTCAAGGGAGCAATACGGTCCCTAACCCCAGCTTATCTCTCTGGCTAATGAGCTCTATTCTGCCAAGTGACCATCCCCAGGCCCCACAACTTGCAGTTCGAGCTTGTGCTGCCGCATATTTTGGAAAGATACATCGTCAATTTTCTGCAGCTGAAAGAGGTACAGTCTTGTACACGAAAGCGCTGCGTCAGCTTCAGAAGGAACTCTTTGATTCAGAACAGGTTTTAAAAACAGATACCCTTTCGGCTACCTTGTTACTGGCCCTGTTCGAGATGATCACTTCCAAAGACATGAATGGATGGCTAAGTCATTTACTTGGAGTGGGACACCTT ATCAAATTTCGAGGACCTCAGGCTCATCGAGATGGCTCAGGCAAGGAGCTTTTCCTGACAACACGTCCGTCCATT ATTCTTGCCTATCTAATTCGGAGGCAACGCTGTttcttggaagaagatgcatgGAAAACAGTGCCGTGGGCTGATCAACCAGACTCCAAGACATCCATGGATTGCCTAAACGACATATTTTGCCACTTACCTGGAGTTATGGAAGACCTGAAAATACCTCTAAAACGCAcagatgccgtcgacgaACCTAAAATATCCGACATCATACTTTGCTTTCAAATTAAGGCGCTTTTCGAAAAGCTCTACAATTGGCGCGTGAAATGGGAGCAAGATTTCTCACACACATATTTCAACGTTGGATTGAATAGTCTCAAGGACTTGAACGTTTTCGAACTTGACTCCTATCCTTTTCCTACCGCAATCTTCTTCACTGAGCACATTCGAGTCGCCGAAATTTGCATATACAACGCaatgctactgcttctacaTCAAGCTTGCCGGCAACTTCCAGCTTCAATAAGGCCAACGGTGACATCCTATGAGAATACATATTCCTGGCCACGACCGTCAGTTCTTTTGGCACCTGGAGACGGGTCAGTGGAGGATATTATTGGGGAATTTTGCAAGCTGGTATATTTTCAGCTTCTGAGTTACCCAGGGAACACCGGTGCTATTCAAATTATGTTTCCCTTGCAAGTCTCGTATCGCAACGTAAACCCCGAGTCCATGGAAGCTCGATGGTTGTATAAAATTATATCTCACATTGCAGACTGTTGTGGATTTGATGCTGTAAGATTCAACGAAGGACTTGAATATAGCTGA
- a CDS encoding uncharacterized protein (EggNog:ENOG41), which produces MVGIGGRSRGCKTCRRARVKCDQNQPICFRCARLKLQCQGFNPFPVFIDGLSLNEIKADNATEGDGKKETSLVPAPSLDEDNIFTTHLIMTLFIPFQGSNTVPNPSLSLWLMSSILPSDHPQAPQLAVRACAAAYFGKIHRQFSAAERGTVLYTKALRQLQKELFDSEQVLKTDTLSATLLLALFEMITSKDMNGWLSHLLGVGHLIKFRGPQAHRDGSGKELFLTTRPSIILAYLIRRQRCFLEEDAWKTVPWADQPDSKTSMDCLNDIFCHLPGVMEDLKIPLKRTDAVDEPKISDIILCFQIKALFEKLYNWRVKWEQDFSHTYFNVGLNSLKDLNVFELDSYPFPTAIFFTEHIRVAEICIYNAMLLLLHQACRQLPASIRPTVTSYENTYSWPRPSVLLAPGDGSVEDIIGEFCKLVYFQLLSYPGNTGAIQIMFPLQVSYRNVNPESMEARWLYKIISHIADCCGFDAFASLFIMKTKQRSSLLEL; this is translated from the exons ATGGTCGGCATCGGTGGGAGGAGCCGCGGCTGTAAAACGTGCCGCCGTGCTCGAGTGAAATGCG ATCAAAATCAACCCATTTGTTTCCGCTGTGCACGTCTTAAACTTCAGTGCCAAGGGTTCAACCCCTTCCCCGTCTTTATTGATGGTCTTTCCCTTAACGAGATCAAGGCGGACAACGCTACAGAAGGGGATGGGAAGAAGGAAACATCTCTGGTGCCGGCGCCTAGTCTCGATGAAGACAATATCTTTACAACTCACCTCATTATGACCCTCTTTATACCCTTTCAAGGGAGCAATACGGTCCCTAACCCCAGCTTATCTCTCTGGCTAATGAGCTCTATTCTGCCAAGTGACCATCCCCAGGCCCCACAACTTGCAGTTCGAGCTTGTGCTGCCGCATATTTTGGAAAGATACATCGTCAATTTTCTGCAGCTGAAAGAGGTACAGTCTTGTACACGAAAGCGCTGCGTCAGCTTCAGAAGGAACTCTTTGATTCAGAACAGGTTTTAAAAACAGATACCCTTTCGGCTACCTTGTTACTGGCCCTGTTCGAGATGATCACTTCCAAAGACATGAATGGATGGCTAAGTCATTTACTTGGAGTGGGACACCTT ATCAAATTTCGAGGACCTCAGGCTCATCGAGATGGCTCAGGCAAGGAGCTTTTCCTGACAACACGTCCGTCCATT ATTCTTGCCTATCTAATTCGGAGGCAACGCTGTttcttggaagaagatgcatgGAAAACAGTGCCGTGGGCTGATCAACCAGACTCCAAGACATCCATGGATTGCCTAAACGACATATTTTGCCACTTACCTGGAGTTATGGAAGACCTGAAAATACCTCTAAAACGCAcagatgccgtcgacgaACCTAAAATATCCGACATCATACTTTGCTTTCAAATTAAGGCGCTTTTCGAAAAGCTCTACAATTGGCGCGTGAAATGGGAGCAAGATTTCTCACACACATATTTCAACGTTGGATTGAATAGTCTCAAGGACTTGAACGTTTTCGAACTTGACTCCTATCCTTTTCCTACCGCAATCTTCTTCACTGAGCACATTCGAGTCGCCGAAATTTGCATATACAACGCaatgctactgcttctacaTCAAGCTTGCCGGCAACTTCCAGCTTCAATAAGGCCAACGGTGACATCCTATGAGAATACATATTCCTGGCCACGACCGTCAGTTCTTTTGGCACCTGGAGACGGGTCAGTGGAGGATATTATTGGGGAATTTTGCAAGCTGGTATATTTTCAGCTTCTGAGTTACCCAGGGAACACCGGTGCTATTCAAATTATGTTTCCCTTGCAAGTCTCGTATCGCAACGTAAACCCCGAGTCCATGGAAGCTCGATGGTTGTATAAAATTATATCTCACATTGCAGACTGTTGTGGATTTGATGCT TTTGCGAGCTTATTCATtatgaaaacaaaacagagGAGCTCTTTGCTGGAACTGTAG
- a CDS encoding uncharacterized protein (EggNog:ENOG41~TransMembrane:7 (o6-26i38-59o71-94i106-127o147-167i179-203o223-244i)), with the protein MTLDSHGKLAVVEVIIYVPIGLFCVYNNIRHGFRRDVGWIYLTIFSIIKIAGSVMTIQIENGTNTSMATTATILNTVALSPLLNASLCFLNVGLDKAHSFARHVTKALKLVHILIIAGLILSITGGISRTKTAQDSLDAGARELQLASIVFAVVWVLVAIACLMYIKNLHYVQSAAKKLVLSVAMALPFLLVRIVYSALNAINLDTSSSHGHTMKFNPVLGSWRLYLVLGLATEFAVVALYTVTGIVNSFAKSRDNVSGYQGIEAAL; encoded by the exons ATGACCCTCGACAGTCATGGCAAACTTGCAGTTGTTGAAGTTATTATTTACGTTCCGATCGGCCTCTTCTGTGTATATAACAATATCCGACATGGTTTCAGAAGAGACGTTGGCTGGATCTATCTGACAATCTTTAGCATCA TCAAGATCGCTGGTTCAGTCATGACAATCCAGATCGAAAACGGGACGAATACAAGCATGGCTACAACAGCTACCATTCTGAATACAGTCGCATTATCCCCTCTACTAAATGCTTCGCTGTGCTTTTTGAATGTTGG GCTGGATAAGGCCCATTCTTTTGCACGTCATGTTACTAAGGCTTTAAAACTCGTCCATATACTCATCATCGCCGGTCTCATTCTCAGTATTACCGGCGGCATTAGCCGGACAAAAACTGCACAAGACAGTTTAGATGCCGGCGCACGAGAGCTTCAATTAGCATCAATTGTTTTTGCTGTTGTGTGGGTTCTCGTGGCTATTGCGTGTCTGATGTACATAAAGAACCTTCATTATGTGCAAAGTGCTGCAAAGAAG CTTGTTCTATCAGTAGCGATGGCTTTGCCATTTTTACTGGTACGAATTGTCTACTCGGCGTTGAATGCGATTAATCTGGATACAAGCTCCTCCCACGGACACACTATGAAATTTAACCCTGTCCTCGGTAGCTGGCGTTTATACCTTGTGCTTGGGTTGGCTACCGAATTCGCGGTGGTGGCGCTGTATACAGTGACTGGAATTGTCAACTCCTTTGCTAAATCTCGAGATAATGTATCTGGCTACCAAGGAATCGAAGCTGCTTTATAA
- a CDS encoding uncharacterized protein (EggNog:ENOG41~TransMembrane:6 (i27-47o53-72i84-102o122-141i148-167o179-198i)), whose product MNLVAENEIKAPESSIARRRSLANPSALGYGGFAATLMTLSLSGMGFRSISNQSVFVANLCFLAGVGLLVSAQWEMVRGNTFDYTVLGAFALYYGGYGVLLLPSSGVLESYQGQTADYHNAFGIYLLVWSILNLFFFIASLPTGAPNIVVYGALELSYIFNCIGHFVRADGNILTSTKLMKVGGAFGFVSSLAGFYMLGHELCRDVLPFRFPVYNTSRLASVVKSSEHSN is encoded by the exons ATGAATTTAGTTGCAGAGAATGAAATCAAGGCGCCTGAGTCGTCTATCGCTAGGCGGAGGAGCCTAGCCAATCCG AGTGCATTGGGATATGGCGGGTTTGCAGCGACGTTGATGACTTTGTCATTGTCTGGGATGGGCTTTCGCAGCATATCAAACCAATCCGTCTTTGTAGCAAACCTCTGTTTTCTCGCTGGAGTTGGGCTCTTGGTCTCCGCGCAATGGGAAATGGTCAGGGGCAATACATTCGATTACACAGTTCTAGGAGCTTTTG CGCTGTACTATGGCGGCTATGGGGTGTTACTACTGCCTTCATCAGGCGTTCTCGAGTCTTACCAAGGGCAGACAGCCGACTATCACAATGCATTTGGGATTTACCTACTCG TCTGGAGCATACTGAATCTGTTTTTCTtcattgcttctttgccaac TGGCGCGCCTAATATTGTTGTATATGGCGCCTTGGAGCTATCGTATATCTTCAACTGTATAGGCCACTTTGTTCGAGCAGATGGTAACATTTTAACCAGTACGAAGCTCATGAAAGTAGGGGGCGCGTTCGGTTTTGTCTCATCTCTGGCGGGCTTTTATATGCTTGGTCATGAGCTATGTCGAGACGTTTTGCCTTTTCGTTTTCCAGTGTACAACACATCTCGTCTCGCTAGTGTTGTTAAATCGAGCGAGCATAGTAATTAA
- a CDS encoding uncharacterized protein (EggNog:ENOG41), producing MTLFIPFQGSNTVPNPSLSLWLMSSILPSDHPQAPQLAVRACAAAYFGKIHRQFSAAERGTVLYTKALRQLQKELFDSEQVLKTDTLSATLLLALFEMITSKDMNGWLSHLLGVGHLIKFRGPQAHRDGSGKELFLTTRPSIILAYLIRRQRCFLEEDAWKTVPWADQPDSKTSMDCLNDIFCHLPGVMEDLKIPLKRTDAVDEPKISDIILCFQIKALFEKLYNWRVKWEQDFSHTYFNVGLNSLKDLNVFELDSYPFPTAIFFTEHIRVAEICIYNAMLLLLHQACRQLPASIRPTVTSYENTYSWPRPSVLLAPGDGSVEDIIGEFCKLVYFQLLSYPGNTGAIQIMFPLQVSYRNVNPESMEARWLYKIISHIADCCGFDAVRFNEGLEYS from the exons ATGACCCTCTTTATACCCTTTCAAGGGAGCAATACGGTCCCTAACCCCAGCTTATCTCTCTGGCTAATGAGCTCTATTCTGCCAAGTGACCATCCCCAGGCCCCACAACTTGCAGTTCGAGCTTGTGCTGCCGCATATTTTGGAAAGATACATCGTCAATTTTCTGCAGCTGAAAGAGGTACAGTCTTGTACACGAAAGCGCTGCGTCAGCTTCAGAAGGAACTCTTTGATTCAGAACAGGTTTTAAAAACAGATACCCTTTCGGCTACCTTGTTACTGGCCCTGTTCGAGATGATCACTTCCAAAGACATGAATGGATGGCTAAGTCATTTACTTGGAGTGGGACACCTT ATCAAATTTCGAGGACCTCAGGCTCATCGAGATGGCTCAGGCAAGGAGCTTTTCCTGACAACACGTCCGTCCATT ATTCTTGCCTATCTAATTCGGAGGCAACGCTGTttcttggaagaagatgcatgGAAAACAGTGCCGTGGGCTGATCAACCAGACTCCAAGACATCCATGGATTGCCTAAACGACATATTTTGCCACTTACCTGGAGTTATGGAAGACCTGAAAATACCTCTAAAACGCAcagatgccgtcgacgaACCTAAAATATCCGACATCATACTTTGCTTTCAAATTAAGGCGCTTTTCGAAAAGCTCTACAATTGGCGCGTGAAATGGGAGCAAGATTTCTCACACACATATTTCAACGTTGGATTGAATAGTCTCAAGGACTTGAACGTTTTCGAACTTGACTCCTATCCTTTTCCTACCGCAATCTTCTTCACTGAGCACATTCGAGTCGCCGAAATTTGCATATACAACGCaatgctactgcttctacaTCAAGCTTGCCGGCAACTTCCAGCTTCAATAAGGCCAACGGTGACATCCTATGAGAATACATATTCCTGGCCACGACCGTCAGTTCTTTTGGCACCTGGAGACGGGTCAGTGGAGGATATTATTGGGGAATTTTGCAAGCTGGTATATTTTCAGCTTCTGAGTTACCCAGGGAACACCGGTGCTATTCAAATTATGTTTCCCTTGCAAGTCTCGTATCGCAACGTAAACCCCGAGTCCATGGAAGCTCGATGGTTGTATAAAATTATATCTCACATTGCAGACTGTTGTGGATTTGATGCTGTAAGATTCAACGAAGGACTTGAATATAGCTGA